In Lysinibacillus sp. 2017, the DNA window GGCAAAAGTCCGTACAATTTCGTATTGACAATTGCACAGCTTTTTGCCTTTTGTTGTTGTAAAAAAGGGATGAGTTCTTCGATACGAATCGTACTTTTTAATAAATCGGCACTTGTCCGTATTTGTGGATAAACGACCACGCTAATCCCTCCTTTTATATTAGTTAAATGCTTTACATATATCTTTTAAATCAACAATAACTTGGTCTGCTTCGTTCCATGAATACGCCGTTGCACCTGATGCTAACGGATGGCCACCGCCATTATATTTTTTGGCTAATTGATTAATAATGGGTCCTTTAGAACGTAAGCGTACACGGATTGTATCATTTTCCTCAATAAACATGACCCATGCACAAATCCCTTTTACATTTCCCAAAGAACCTACTAATAATGACGTTTCGGAAGGAGTCACATCAAACTCTTGTAAAATTTCTTTTGTCATTTTGATATAAGCCATACCTTGCTCATCCATCACGAAGTTTTGATAAATATAACCTTGTAAATGTAGTAGTTTACGGTCCATTTCATACATGCCATCAAATAATTCCGTACGATTAAAATTATACTTAATTAAATGACCAGCCGTTTCAAATGTTTTCTCGCTTGCACTTGGGAAAATAAAGCGGCCAGTGTCCCCAACGATTCCAGCAAATAATAAACGTGCTGCTTCATCTGGCATCTTCCAATTTTCTTGTGATTCTCCGATTTCAAATAAATCATAAATCATTTCACTGCAAGAACTAGCATCTGTGTCTACCCATAGAATATCACCGTATGCATCATCATTTGGATGGTGATCGATTTTAATGACAAAATCACCTTTCGCGTAACGTTGATCATCAATGCGCTCCGTATTTGCTGTATCTGTTACGATAATTAACGCACCTTCGAATTTTGCGTCTTCAATTTGCTGAGGCTGTGCTAAAAATGATAGTGAATCTTCATGTTCCCCAACAACATATACTTGCTTTGACGGATAATTATTTCGAATAAGCTCAGCTAAACCGATTTGAGATCCGTAAGCATCTGGATCTGGACGCACGTGACGATGAATAATGATCGTTTCATACTTTTTAATTGTGTCGATGATTTGACGCTTCAAAATGGTTCCTCCTGATTCCAAGTGATTTCCATTCGCAATTTCTACCAAAAATAGTTACAATATCTAATAGTTATGCTATTGGGAGGTTCACTATGGTTTTTTTAAATTTTTTTCTAGTTGCTTGTATTGTTATTTCATTTGTTTTTTATTTCTATTTTAAAACGAAGCAGTTTCGTTCAACACTACCCATTCGTAAAAAATGGTATACC includes these proteins:
- a CDS encoding bifunctional oligoribonuclease/PAP phosphatase NrnA, which codes for MKRQIIDTIKKYETIIIHRHVRPDPDAYGSQIGLAELIRNNYPSKQVYVVGEHEDSLSFLAQPQQIEDAKFEGALIIVTDTANTERIDDQRYAKGDFVIKIDHHPNDDAYGDILWVDTDASSCSEMIYDLFEIGESQENWKMPDEAARLLFAGIVGDTGRFIFPSASEKTFETAGHLIKYNFNRTELFDGMYEMDRKLLHLQGYIYQNFVMDEQGMAYIKMTKEILQEFDVTPSETSLLVGSLGNVKGICAWVMFIEENDTIRVRLRSKGPIINQLAKKYNGGGHPLASGATAYSWNEADQVIVDLKDICKAFN